From one Lactiplantibacillus paraplantarum genomic stretch:
- a CDS encoding winged helix-turn-helix transcriptional regulator, translating to MVMRDLNIGTKVGLSVLNDRWDALVLTNLTVAPMAIMNLRQQIRGLSTLKLLNVLARLTELGLVVATADYQFQLTAAGTHFQHQLQQLEVWGDQMIIDMQ from the coding sequence ATGGTGATGCGTGATCTAAATATTGGAACCAAAGTTGGTTTGAGCGTGCTCAATGATCGTTGGGATGCGTTGGTTTTGACAAATTTAACGGTAGCACCGATGGCTATCATGAATTTGCGGCAACAAATTCGGGGACTAAGCACGCTTAAATTATTAAATGTTCTTGCCCGATTGACTGAATTAGGGTTAGTTGTAGCGACGGCGGACTACCAGTTTCAATTGACAGCTGCTGGAACTCATTTCCAGCACCAGCTTCAACAATTAGAGGTATGGGGCGACCAGATGATTATCGACATGCAGTAA
- a CDS encoding Cof-type HAD-IIB family hydrolase produces the protein MINYLFSDLDGTLLNSQGTVSPQTVQAVRKSGLPMTLVSARAPIEMRGAIQALGLTGPQIGFNGGLIFEYRQNQVQALQAAPLEQALALQVLDFIKATAPTVSLSCYTQSEWLTEKVDAGTRAEEQLTRQIATPIASYAAQFSQHPAAIFKIMIMTLDNQVMATLATALKQMVGSSASVKLSGQTYLEVTSAQAQKSRGIAFIKERFHLTTGELAAFGDGENDLPMLKAVGLPIVMGNADPTIQQYGQHVTKCNDEDGVAYALEHLIGR, from the coding sequence ATGATTAATTATTTATTTTCAGATTTAGACGGGACATTGTTGAATTCCCAAGGGACTGTGAGTCCGCAAACTGTTCAAGCGGTGCGAAAAAGTGGCTTGCCAATGACGTTGGTGTCGGCGCGTGCACCTATTGAAATGCGTGGTGCGATTCAGGCACTAGGGTTAACTGGGCCCCAGATCGGCTTTAATGGGGGCTTGATTTTTGAATACCGTCAGAATCAAGTCCAGGCATTACAAGCAGCGCCGTTAGAGCAAGCCTTGGCACTGCAGGTGCTCGACTTTATTAAGGCCACCGCACCAACAGTCAGCTTGAGCTGTTACACTCAGTCGGAGTGGCTGACGGAAAAAGTTGATGCGGGAACGCGTGCTGAAGAGCAACTGACGAGACAAATAGCAACACCGATTGCGAGTTATGCCGCTCAATTTAGTCAACATCCAGCTGCTATTTTTAAAATTATGATTATGACTTTAGACAATCAGGTGATGGCGACGCTTGCGACGGCTCTTAAACAAATGGTCGGTAGCAGCGCTAGTGTTAAGTTGTCTGGACAGACGTATTTAGAAGTAACTAGTGCTCAGGCACAAAAATCCCGTGGCATTGCATTTATCAAGGAACGATTTCATCTAACCACTGGTGAACTTGCGGCCTTTGGTGATGGTGAAAATGACTTACCAATGCTGAAGGCGGTCGGCCTGCCGATTGTGATGGGGAATGCTGATCCAACCATTCAGCAATATGGTCAACATGTCACTAAGTGTAATGATGAAGATGGCGTGGCTTATGCCTTGGAACATTTGATTGGGAGGTAA
- a CDS encoding ROK family protein, producing MQSLGVIDIGGTTIKFAVWQEQQLVGKTKVATPTTLAEFYTLLTTQVAQMKRDYQIVGVAISSPGAVNKATGIIEGASALPYIHNFRIQPELQRRFELPVSMENDANCAALAELADGAGKQVASLCFLIVGTGVGGSVIVNHQIWHGAHLFGGEFGFTLMNDHQILSELGTAVAVAKRYNASHSAQPELDGQAVFELAAKGDADAQAEVQVMVRALARAIYNLQYSFDPELIVMGGAVSNNPHLLPAINAEIEKLRATVKIASIKPDVVACHFTDEANLRGAVVDFCQTYPDVRE from the coding sequence ATGCAGTCATTAGGAGTTATTGATATTGGTGGCACGACCATTAAGTTTGCGGTGTGGCAAGAGCAGCAATTAGTTGGTAAAACTAAAGTTGCGACGCCCACAACGCTAGCTGAATTTTACACTTTGCTAACCACGCAGGTCGCGCAGATGAAACGCGATTATCAAATTGTGGGCGTGGCGATTAGTTCACCCGGGGCCGTCAATAAGGCAACTGGGATTATTGAGGGTGCCAGCGCACTGCCGTATATTCATAATTTTCGGATTCAACCAGAATTACAACGACGCTTTGAATTACCGGTCAGTATGGAAAATGACGCTAATTGTGCGGCGTTGGCTGAATTGGCGGATGGGGCCGGGAAACAGGTTGCTAGCCTGTGCTTCTTAATTGTGGGAACCGGTGTTGGTGGGTCGGTCATTGTGAATCATCAAATCTGGCACGGCGCGCACTTATTCGGTGGTGAGTTTGGATTTACGCTCATGAATGACCATCAGATTTTAAGTGAGTTAGGCACCGCGGTAGCTGTTGCGAAGCGGTACAACGCGAGCCATTCAGCTCAACCTGAGCTAGACGGGCAAGCCGTGTTCGAACTGGCTGCCAAGGGTGACGCCGATGCGCAAGCCGAAGTTCAAGTTATGGTTCGGGCTTTAGCACGCGCCATCTACAACTTACAATACAGCTTTGACCCGGAATTGATCGTGATGGGCGGGGCGGTCTCGAATAATCCGCACCTACTCCCAGCAATCAATGCTGAAATTGAAAAATTGCGGGCAACTGTAAAAATTGCTTCTATAAAACCAGATGTTGTGGCTTGTCATTTTACCGATGAAGCTAATTTACGGGGAGCGGTCGTTGATTTTTGTCAGACGTATCCGGATGTTCGAGAATGA
- a CDS encoding LacI family DNA-binding transcriptional regulator, which translates to MTNIHDIARLSGYSVSTVSRVLNQKNYVSAKTRADIEAVIDKLDYVPNAVARNLSRGATLTIGVVLPHVDHPYFTQLLHGIMRAAFAANYHIVLLPSKWEPQLELKYLEALRQHAYDALIFTSHGLPLQRLATYQRYGRIVLCENPHDYSLPAAYAERTATYVEAFTYLKHRRHQRVAILTSRPLEASATTKAMVSAYEQVYQRALPTELLYTGIITAEDGARAGTYFAQLTEPVTAVLTNGDDIAVGMRRAYLAAHQPVPFLIGQENQLSGEVLGIPTIDHHFETVGARALDLAISEQPQSIALPAELIINH; encoded by the coding sequence ATGACGAATATTCATGATATTGCCCGCTTATCTGGCTACTCGGTCTCAACGGTTTCACGCGTGCTGAATCAAAAAAATTATGTTTCGGCCAAGACCCGTGCCGATATTGAGGCGGTGATTGATAAATTGGATTATGTGCCAAACGCAGTCGCTCGTAATCTAAGCCGAGGGGCAACGCTAACGATTGGAGTCGTATTACCACACGTGGATCACCCGTACTTTACCCAACTGTTACATGGCATCATGCGCGCTGCGTTTGCTGCTAATTATCATATTGTGTTGTTGCCATCCAAGTGGGAGCCACAATTAGAATTGAAATACTTGGAGGCGCTTCGGCAGCATGCTTATGATGCGTTGATTTTTACGTCACACGGATTACCGCTACAGAGGCTGGCAACTTATCAACGGTATGGGCGGATTGTGCTGTGTGAGAATCCACACGACTATTCTTTACCGGCCGCTTATGCTGAGCGCACTGCGACATACGTTGAGGCGTTCACATATCTCAAACATCGACGGCACCAACGAGTCGCGATTTTAACGAGTCGACCACTTGAGGCTAGCGCTACAACTAAGGCGATGGTGAGTGCTTATGAACAAGTGTATCAGCGGGCGCTACCAACTGAATTATTGTATACCGGGATTATTACGGCGGAAGATGGGGCCCGTGCTGGCACTTATTTTGCTCAACTTACTGAACCGGTGACTGCGGTACTGACAAATGGTGATGATATTGCAGTAGGAATGCGCCGTGCGTATTTGGCGGCGCACCAGCCCGTACCGTTTTTGATTGGCCAGGAGAACCAATTATCTGGTGAAGTATTAGGCATACCAACCATTGACCATCACTTTGAGACCGTGGGGGCCCGGGCACTGGATTTAGCAATCAGTGAGCAGCCACAAAGTATTGCGCTACCAGCTGAGCTCATTATTAATCATTAA
- a CDS encoding nitroreductase family protein: MPTTMTTNIKNNDFKDVVFNRQSVRQFDPTVKIDREELQAIIDETISAPSACNLQSWHFVVADSADGKAKAKSVLMPFNYPQIESCSAMIFVLGDTQSHLVYRDVWNKACEEGRITPEKRDQIFNTFLPMYENASPEFLQADAMIDSSMAAMQLLLIARAHGYDANPIAGYAADKVATTFGLDSSRYVPVMAIALGKAASEPITTTRYAGTQVTAFI; encoded by the coding sequence ATGCCAACAACAATGACAACTAACATTAAAAATAATGATTTTAAAGACGTGGTATTCAACCGGCAATCAGTACGCCAGTTTGATCCAACGGTTAAGATTGATCGAGAAGAACTTCAGGCAATCATCGATGAGACAATCAGTGCGCCATCAGCATGTAACTTGCAATCCTGGCATTTTGTGGTTGCCGATAGTGCGGATGGTAAGGCTAAAGCTAAGTCAGTTTTGATGCCATTCAATTATCCACAAATTGAGTCTTGTTCCGCGATGATTTTTGTACTGGGCGATACCCAATCACATTTAGTTTATCGGGATGTTTGGAATAAAGCTTGTGAAGAAGGGCGCATCACCCCGGAGAAGCGGGATCAGATCTTTAACACCTTCTTGCCAATGTATGAAAATGCCAGTCCAGAATTTTTACAAGCCGATGCGATGATCGATAGTAGTATGGCCGCAATGCAGTTGTTATTAATTGCCCGGGCCCATGGCTATGATGCGAATCCAATCGCTGGTTATGCAGCGGATAAGGTCGCCACGACGTTTGGTCTTGACAGCAGTCGGTACGTTCCTGTTATGGCAATTGCACTTGGCAAAGCAGCCAGTGAACCGATTACCACGACTCGGTATGCTGGCACACAAGTGACGGCGTTTATTTAA
- a CDS encoding ABC transporter ATP-binding protein: MERPQATYSRPAGGKFDLKQFLQLIRHASPRYWQLWLGLALGLLATGAQLMVPKFAQTLINGFSHGVNQTLLIGVIGLFLISAVISALSGSLLGIFGENVVANLRGTLWHKLVRLPVSYFDNVKTGEMTSRLVNDSTQIKDLLANAFPQVVTSLMQLVGAIAIMVLMDWRMTLIMVLAIPAVLLVMFPIMRQTGKIGHERQDALANFSGTAEETLSEIRLVKSSNAEPVETTTGARQIKTLYRIGLREAIYDSISSPVMTATMMALFVGVLLYASARVASGTMTMGTLVSFLMYLFQIIGPAGMLGQFFTTLAKASGSTARIRELLNEPEEQLTVGVEHAVANETLAMHHVDFAYDDDQQILHDVSFEAKPNTVVAFAGPSGGGKSTIFGLLERYYQPTAGEISIGGQDVNELSLNSWRSQIGYVSQDSAIMAGTIRQNLTYGADRLYSDNELWHVLELASAADFVRAMAEGLETQVGERGVKVSGGQRQRLAIARAFLRDPKILMLDEATASLDSESEAMVQQALGELMKGRTTLVIAHRLSTIVDADQIYFIEDGHVSGSGTHQELMANVPLYRDYVKIQFKD, from the coding sequence ATGGAACGACCACAAGCAACATACTCGCGTCCAGCGGGTGGTAAATTTGATTTAAAACAATTCTTACAATTGATTCGGCACGCTAGCCCTCGTTATTGGCAACTCTGGTTGGGCTTGGCATTAGGCTTATTGGCGACTGGTGCGCAGTTGATGGTGCCCAAGTTTGCCCAAACGTTGATTAATGGTTTTAGTCACGGTGTTAATCAGACCTTACTAATTGGTGTGATTGGCTTATTCTTGATCAGTGCAGTCATTAGCGCGTTATCCGGTTCCTTATTGGGGATTTTTGGTGAAAACGTTGTTGCTAACTTACGGGGTACTTTGTGGCATAAATTAGTGCGGTTGCCGGTTAGCTACTTTGATAACGTTAAGACGGGTGAAATGACGTCGCGGTTGGTCAATGATTCGACGCAGATCAAAGATTTGCTCGCTAACGCGTTTCCGCAAGTCGTGACGTCGTTGATGCAACTAGTGGGGGCGATTGCCATCATGGTCTTGATGGATTGGCGGATGACCTTGATTATGGTCTTAGCAATTCCAGCCGTTTTATTAGTCATGTTTCCAATCATGCGGCAGACGGGCAAGATTGGTCATGAACGCCAAGATGCTCTAGCTAATTTTAGTGGGACGGCAGAAGAAACGCTGAGTGAGATTCGCTTAGTGAAATCTTCCAATGCTGAACCCGTCGAAACGACAACGGGTGCACGCCAAATCAAGACGTTATATCGAATTGGACTACGCGAAGCCATCTATGATTCCATTTCGAGCCCAGTGATGACGGCAACGATGATGGCGTTATTCGTTGGAGTACTATTGTATGCGTCTGCGCGGGTTGCCAGTGGAACGATGACGATGGGGACTTTGGTCTCATTTCTAATGTACCTGTTCCAAATCATTGGCCCAGCTGGGATGCTTGGTCAGTTCTTCACCACGTTAGCAAAGGCTAGTGGCTCGACGGCCCGGATTCGGGAGTTGTTGAATGAACCGGAAGAACAATTGACGGTTGGTGTTGAACACGCGGTCGCCAATGAGACTTTGGCGATGCACCATGTTGACTTTGCCTATGATGATGATCAACAAATTTTGCACGATGTCAGTTTTGAAGCTAAACCAAATACAGTGGTGGCGTTTGCGGGACCGTCTGGTGGTGGTAAGTCGACTATCTTTGGCCTTCTAGAACGTTATTATCAACCAACCGCTGGTGAAATTAGTATTGGCGGGCAAGATGTTAATGAACTAAGTCTCAATAGTTGGCGGTCACAAATCGGGTATGTCAGTCAGGACTCGGCAATCATGGCCGGCACGATTCGTCAAAACTTAACGTACGGTGCTGATCGGTTATACTCCGACAATGAATTGTGGCACGTCTTAGAATTAGCTTCCGCGGCTGACTTTGTACGCGCCATGGCGGAGGGCCTTGAGACGCAAGTTGGCGAACGTGGGGTTAAAGTCAGTGGTGGTCAACGGCAACGGTTAGCCATTGCACGGGCCTTTCTACGGGACCCCAAGATTCTGATGCTCGATGAAGCGACCGCTAGTTTGGATTCTGAATCAGAAGCGATGGTCCAACAAGCCCTCGGCGAATTAATGAAGGGCCGAACAACCTTAGTGATTGCCCATCGGCTAAGTACGATCGTGGATGCGGATCAGATTTACTTCATTGAAGATGGCCATGTGAGTGGTTCAGGTACGCATCAAGAGCTGATGGCGAATGTCCCACTCTATCGGGATTATGTTAAAATTCAATTTAAAGATTAA
- a CDS encoding MarR family winged helix-turn-helix transcriptional regulator: protein MTVNNRDLFSSFGKLFQNRAFVMAVAQQFHFGDRGSERGGRGQMGILRVLADAPAGLTNAEIAEILDIRPSSVSATLNRLEDGGLIEREPSAHDKRVVIVRLSDRGREMADHRAQGTSDLADQLFGNLTDDERDQLQHLLDKLRANADDIDIQDLMQFGQQHGFGPRPGWGHGHHWFN from the coding sequence ATGACAGTTAATAATCGTGATTTATTTAGTAGTTTTGGAAAGTTATTTCAGAATCGGGCTTTCGTCATGGCGGTTGCGCAACAATTTCATTTTGGTGACCGTGGTTCTGAGCGTGGCGGGCGTGGTCAAATGGGCATTTTACGGGTATTGGCGGATGCACCCGCTGGTTTAACCAATGCTGAGATTGCTGAGATCTTGGATATTCGACCAAGTTCAGTTAGTGCCACGTTGAATCGGTTAGAAGACGGCGGTTTGATTGAACGCGAACCCAGTGCGCATGACAAACGGGTGGTGATCGTCCGGTTAAGTGATCGTGGTCGTGAGATGGCGGACCATCGCGCGCAAGGAACGAGTGATCTGGCGGATCAGTTATTTGGCAATCTGACGGATGATGAGCGCGATCAGTTACAACACTTATTAGATAAGTTGCGGGCCAATGCGGATGACATCGATATTCAAGATTTAATGCAATTTGGTCAACAACACGGTTTTGGCCCACGTCCCGGTTGGGGTCATGGGCATCATTGGTTTAATTAA